In the genome of Photobacterium sp. TY1-4, one region contains:
- a CDS encoding DUF4105 domain-containing protein → MHKHFLLPALLCICPAIAQTTQAAALDEPWLAAAQQQQLAQHPTWLKLGHYEKSTFSSEHASEVTSEHFFLAPTGKTSPADELNATITALLRQETQPDASAQCRFPARKHWLSQMLPGFAQALPTVACPEYAAHAAEHTANSLSLLFASGYLGNPASMYGHLLVKLNTDDKTPLLENTLNYGAMVPPQDNKLKYITWGIFGGYQAQYSSEPFHRHSQIYNEKELRDLWEYQLDLTQEQVDFILAHHWEIHDKTFTYYFFKQNCAYHIARLLELAVDGSLLNARKPWVMPSDVVAGVAGVNRDQAVVKVIRKHQSRQEAFYEKFHQLSHEEQAAAETLAQDMEALNQSVFLSQSTLSQKRIIETLFDYYSFLEVSLDGLDPEQHDAKRKLLAKRFTLPATPVDWKTPTVTPPHEAQFPSFVQLAPTYNSRLGEGVELRYRANYYDLLALDAGRLPFSELSMFDLSLLYRDQQWRLKSWDLFRIQNLNASSTGLPYDGGNSWTLRVGVSNVDLTCDDCLVAGISGSWGKSYRLNPQSAIYGMLDGKLQAPDRERGHAKAGVSAGLVSRLTPYWRTSLAVGYHYYLDNTEQHGHSLAWEQRFGQAKDWDIRTQVSYDGATETNVSYRYYW, encoded by the coding sequence ATGCACAAACATTTCTTGCTCCCGGCACTGCTTTGCATCTGTCCTGCAATCGCCCAGACGACACAAGCCGCAGCCCTCGATGAACCCTGGCTTGCCGCTGCACAACAGCAACAGTTAGCCCAGCACCCGACTTGGCTCAAGCTGGGTCACTATGAAAAAAGCACTTTTTCAAGCGAACATGCCAGTGAGGTAACCTCAGAGCATTTTTTTCTGGCACCCACGGGAAAAACATCCCCCGCAGATGAACTGAACGCAACCATCACCGCCCTACTGCGCCAGGAAACCCAGCCGGATGCCTCAGCTCAATGCCGTTTTCCGGCCAGAAAACACTGGCTGTCGCAAATGCTACCGGGGTTCGCACAGGCCCTGCCGACTGTTGCGTGTCCGGAATACGCAGCGCATGCCGCTGAGCACACGGCAAATTCGCTCAGTCTGCTGTTTGCATCCGGCTATTTGGGCAACCCGGCTTCAATGTACGGCCACCTGCTGGTGAAACTCAACACTGATGACAAAACACCGCTACTTGAAAACACCCTGAACTACGGAGCCATGGTGCCGCCGCAGGACAATAAACTCAAATACATCACCTGGGGTATTTTTGGCGGATACCAGGCACAGTACTCATCCGAACCATTCCATCGTCACAGCCAGATTTATAACGAAAAAGAACTGCGCGATCTGTGGGAATATCAGTTGGATCTGACCCAGGAGCAAGTCGACTTTATCCTGGCCCATCACTGGGAAATCCATGATAAGACCTTTACCTATTATTTCTTTAAACAAAACTGTGCCTACCATATCGCCAGACTCTTAGAGCTGGCGGTTGACGGTTCATTGTTAAATGCCCGAAAGCCCTGGGTGATGCCCTCCGATGTCGTCGCAGGTGTCGCTGGGGTAAACCGGGATCAGGCAGTGGTCAAGGTAATTCGAAAGCACCAGTCCCGGCAGGAAGCATTTTATGAGAAATTTCATCAGTTAAGCCATGAGGAGCAGGCTGCCGCAGAAACCCTGGCGCAAGATATGGAAGCGCTGAATCAGTCGGTTTTTCTCAGTCAGAGTACACTGAGTCAAAAGCGTATTATTGAAACCCTGTTTGATTACTATAGTTTTCTGGAAGTCTCTTTAGACGGGCTTGACCCCGAGCAACACGACGCCAAGCGGAAACTGCTCGCCAAGCGGTTTACGCTTCCGGCAACGCCCGTTGACTGGAAAACACCAACAGTCACACCGCCGCACGAAGCGCAGTTTCCTTCCTTCGTCCAGCTGGCACCAACCTACAACTCACGCTTGGGGGAAGGGGTCGAATTGCGGTACCGGGCCAATTATTATGACTTGCTGGCCCTTGATGCCGGACGCCTGCCCTTCTCTGAACTCTCGATGTTCGATCTCTCGTTGCTGTACCGGGATCAACAATGGCGCCTCAAGTCCTGGGACTTGTTCCGGATCCAGAACCTGAACGCATCCAGCACCGGACTGCCCTATGACGGCGGTAACAGTTGGACCCTGCGCGTCGGGGTGAGCAATGTTGACTTAACATGTGACGACTGCCTGGTGGCCGGGATCTCAGGTTCCTGGGGAAAAAGCTACCGCCTGAATCCGCAGAGCGCAATATACGGCATGCTTGATGGCAAGCTGCAAGCTCCCGACCGGGAGCGTGGCCATGCCAAAGCCGGTGTTTCCGCAGGATTGGTCTCCCGACTGACCCCGTACTGGCGAACATCCCTTGCTGTCGGCTATCACTACTATCTGGATAATACCGAACAGCACGGGCACAGCCTGGCGTGGGAGCAACGCTTCGGGCAGGCGAAAGACTGGGATATCCGGACCCAAGTCAGCTACGACGGAGCGACAGAAACCAATGTGTCTTATCGATATTACTGGTAA
- a CDS encoding DUF3015 domain-containing protein encodes MKKLITAVAIASAVFAAPMSMAEEKASSGMNPWTDCGIGAMLFEDSEVAAAVSNVIWDLGTTAVTSAGLSENTCAGANVKTAMFIQQSYNNIIEETAIGNGEHITAMLDLLEVTPAARADVIAAVRTDMAGIVSQPSYANATTAEKAELYYNALIANTAA; translated from the coding sequence ATGAAAAAACTAATTACCGCGGTGGCTATCGCTTCTGCAGTTTTCGCTGCACCAATGTCAATGGCTGAAGAAAAAGCATCATCAGGTATGAACCCTTGGACTGACTGTGGTATCGGTGCCATGCTGTTCGAAGATAGCGAAGTCGCAGCGGCAGTATCGAACGTTATTTGGGATCTGGGCACAACAGCTGTAACCTCAGCTGGTCTGTCTGAAAACACTTGTGCCGGCGCCAATGTGAAGACAGCGATGTTCATCCAGCAAAGCTACAACAACATCATTGAAGAAACTGCGATTGGCAACGGTGAGCACATCACAGCCATGCTTGATCTGCTGGAAGTCACTCCGGCCGCTCGCGCTGACGTGATCGCAGCCGTCCGTACCGACATGGCTGGTATTGTTAGCCAACCAAGCTACGCGAATGCAACTACAGCTGAAAAAGCTGAGCTTTACTACAACGCGCTGATTGCCAACACTGCGGCCTAA
- a CDS encoding DUF4198 domain-containing protein, whose amino-acid sequence MKKAQLVLAAVAVTLSTAAFADIKISDRENGAWVTVTHQGAPAANATVSVVNLPQARQKYQTDENGRVFLPISVTNSRAIKYRAVTQEGNVYSKFAFHSDKKR is encoded by the coding sequence ATGAAAAAAGCGCAACTTGTACTGGCAGCTGTGGCAGTCACCCTGTCGACGGCAGCCTTTGCCGATATCAAAATTTCTGACCGGGAAAACGGTGCCTGGGTGACGGTGACCCATCAGGGAGCACCGGCAGCGAACGCGACGGTGTCCGTTGTTAATTTGCCGCAGGCGCGTCAGAAATATCAAACGGACGAAAACGGCCGGGTCTTTTTGCCGATCTCAGTGACGAACTCACGAGCCATAAAATACCGGGCTGTGACCCAGGAAGGGAATGTGTATAGCAAATTTGCGTTCCACTCAGACAAGAAGCGTTGA
- a CDS encoding peptide ABC transporter substrate-binding protein: MPTLSALAAEVPSGVALAKEQYLVRANGAEPNTLDPGLVGSGSPGDVIVNDLFEGLVIENLQGETIPGQAAFWTISKDGQTITFKLRDQLQWSDGSPLTAQDFVYAWRRAVDPSTGNTTSFYFQTANVLNAEAIIAGEKPASTLGVQAPDDGTLVITLARPTPYFLSLMSIKTFFPVPRAVVEQYGDAWTRAEHFVSNGAYVLKQWVPNEKVEVVRNPHYRDNETTVIDGVTYLALSSQNAELTRYRAGEIDMTNRVQLEYYQKLKQTNPEQIKALRLLGSYVYAFNTRVAPFDNPDIRRALNLVIDRQLLVEKVTGQGEPPAYSVVPDIIPGYQAPEPAFASQSRPEKLAQARELLSKAGYSQAKPLTVKLTYNTSENHKKIALAIASMWKQLGVKVELENMEWNAYLAAKSTGDFTVARSYAFGDFAEPSSVLESFTCGHVGNESGFCNQTFDRLLNQAANTPEKAQRYALFSQAEQILLENSPVIPLYHYNHTRLVRSSLQGFPENNPKGNIYAKDMYFIAQ; this comes from the coding sequence ATGCCGACGTTGTCAGCCTTGGCGGCTGAAGTCCCGAGTGGGGTGGCCCTGGCGAAAGAGCAATACTTGGTGCGAGCAAACGGCGCAGAGCCGAATACCCTTGATCCGGGCCTGGTAGGTTCGGGTAGTCCGGGCGATGTGATCGTTAATGATCTGTTCGAAGGGCTGGTGATTGAAAATCTGCAAGGAGAAACCATTCCGGGGCAGGCGGCATTCTGGACGATTTCAAAAGACGGCCAAACCATCACGTTCAAATTGCGTGATCAGTTACAGTGGTCCGATGGTTCGCCGTTGACCGCACAGGACTTTGTGTATGCCTGGCGACGGGCGGTGGATCCGAGTACCGGCAATACCACCAGCTTTTATTTTCAGACCGCCAATGTGCTGAATGCTGAGGCGATTATTGCCGGGGAGAAACCCGCTTCGACGCTCGGGGTTCAGGCGCCGGATGACGGTACGTTAGTCATTACCCTGGCGCGGCCGACGCCGTATTTCCTCAGTCTGATGAGCATCAAAACATTCTTCCCGGTTCCCCGTGCGGTGGTGGAGCAATACGGGGACGCCTGGACTCGTGCGGAGCACTTTGTGTCCAATGGTGCTTATGTGCTGAAACAGTGGGTGCCGAACGAAAAAGTTGAGGTGGTGCGAAATCCCCACTACCGGGACAACGAGACAACGGTGATCGACGGTGTCACTTATCTGGCCCTCTCTTCACAAAATGCTGAGCTGACCCGCTATCGGGCCGGTGAAATTGATATGACCAACCGGGTCCAGCTGGAATACTACCAGAAGCTCAAACAAACCAATCCGGAGCAGATTAAAGCGTTGCGGCTGTTGGGATCTTACGTCTATGCCTTCAATACCCGGGTGGCACCGTTTGATAACCCGGATATACGCCGGGCGCTGAATTTGGTGATAGACCGGCAGTTGCTGGTGGAGAAAGTCACCGGTCAGGGCGAGCCACCGGCCTATTCTGTGGTGCCGGATATCATACCGGGCTATCAGGCGCCGGAACCGGCGTTTGCATCGCAATCCCGACCGGAAAAGCTCGCGCAGGCACGCGAACTGTTAAGCAAGGCTGGATATAGTCAAGCTAAGCCGTTGACAGTGAAGCTGACTTACAACACCAGTGAAAACCATAAGAAAATTGCCCTGGCGATTGCCTCAATGTGGAAACAGCTGGGGGTGAAAGTCGAGCTGGAAAATATGGAATGGAATGCCTATCTGGCGGCCAAATCGACCGGGGATTTTACCGTGGCCCGCTCATATGCGTTTGGTGACTTTGCGGAGCCATCCTCGGTGCTGGAAAGCTTCACATGCGGTCATGTCGGCAATGAAAGCGGTTTTTGTAATCAAACCTTTGATCGCTTGCTCAACCAAGCGGCCAACACGCCTGAAAAGGCCCAGCGCTATGCGTTGTTCAGTCAAGCTGAGCAGATCCTCCTGGAGAACTCACCGGTGATCCCGCTCTATCACTATAACCATACACGGCTGGTGCGCAGCTCTTTGCAGGGCTTCCCGGAAAATAACCCGAAAGGAAACATTTACGCCAAAGATATGTATTTTATCGCCCAATAA
- a CDS encoding siderophore ABC transporter substrate-binding protein, with translation MNKIAASVLLGLCTSLPALAAPVTIEHRMGETVINETPKRVVVLGMGALDAVDKFGIEPVAVNKVAQLPEYLHKYKDAKYAAAGSLFEPDFETIYMQKPDLIIAGARASTSYDELSKIAPTIVFAAESDKGYWESTKQQWRNLGKVFAIEAKVEQKIEALDAEFKAVRDYNQKHEVNALTVMSSGGNITTFGAQSRFSAIYKDFGFKEAAKSIKTSNHGDLISYEYIRKANPQTLLIIDRDKLVNKGESTTRQDFENDLIKATQAYQNNKMTFLDLNAWYVSISGVTATEQMISDVKQSIGL, from the coding sequence ATGAACAAAATTGCAGCATCAGTATTACTCGGTCTTTGTACCTCACTACCCGCATTGGCCGCGCCGGTCACGATTGAGCACCGGATGGGGGAAACCGTCATTAATGAGACGCCAAAACGTGTCGTTGTCCTTGGCATGGGCGCCTTGGATGCTGTGGACAAATTTGGTATTGAACCTGTGGCGGTGAATAAGGTCGCGCAGCTACCTGAATACCTGCACAAGTATAAAGATGCAAAATATGCCGCTGCGGGCAGCCTGTTCGAACCAGACTTTGAAACCATCTATATGCAAAAGCCGGATTTGATTATTGCCGGCGCGCGCGCATCGACCAGTTATGACGAATTGTCCAAGATTGCGCCGACGATTGTGTTTGCCGCCGAGAGCGATAAAGGCTACTGGGAAAGCACGAAACAGCAGTGGCGGAACCTGGGCAAGGTATTTGCGATTGAAGCCAAGGTCGAGCAGAAAATTGAGGCACTGGACGCTGAGTTCAAAGCCGTTCGTGATTACAACCAGAAACATGAAGTGAATGCACTGACTGTGATGAGCTCGGGTGGCAACATTACCACCTTCGGTGCCCAGTCGCGCTTCTCTGCGATTTATAAAGACTTCGGGTTTAAAGAAGCGGCGAAAAGTATCAAAACCAGTAATCATGGCGACTTGATTTCCTACGAATACATTCGCAAAGCCAATCCGCAGACCCTGCTGATTATTGACCGCGACAAGCTGGTGAATAAAGGCGAGAGCACGACGCGCCAGGATTTTGAAAATGATCTGATCAAAGCGACCCAAGCTTACCAGAACAACAAGATGACCTTCCTGGATCTGAACGCCTGGTATGTGTCGATTTCGGGCGTGACTGCGACCGAGCAGATGATCAGTGATGTGAAACAGTCCATCGGTCTCTGA
- the vctD gene encoding iron chelate uptake ABC transporter permease subunit VctD: MKKLLLVLAGLSLASLFVGVSELSFSQVMAGDESSLHLLLTSRLPRLLAILLAGAGLSIAGLIMQQISQNRFAAPSTSGTIECAMLGYVLSLVLFGHGHNLWLIFGVAMAGTLVFVQFIQRIQFKNAIFIPLIGIIFGNVVDSAATFIAYKYDAVQNLSGWTVANFANILQGDFELLYIAVPIAIFSYLYATRISAVGLGKDFAVNLGLNYQQVVTIGVLLVSVLAASVVMIVGQLPFLGLIVPNLVSHFFGDNLRKNIPLTAVCGALLVLGCDLIGRLIIFPYEVPISMVISILGGGVFIFLILGGQKRVG; encoded by the coding sequence TTGAAAAAGTTATTGCTTGTTCTCGCGGGTTTAAGTCTGGCCTCGTTATTTGTTGGTGTCAGCGAACTGTCGTTCAGCCAGGTGATGGCTGGTGATGAGAGTTCGCTGCATTTGCTTTTAACGAGTCGACTGCCACGGCTGCTGGCAATTTTGCTGGCCGGCGCTGGTTTAAGCATCGCGGGACTCATTATGCAGCAAATCAGCCAGAACCGGTTTGCTGCGCCTTCCACGTCCGGCACCATCGAGTGTGCCATGCTGGGCTATGTGCTGAGCCTGGTCCTGTTCGGACACGGCCACAACCTGTGGCTGATCTTCGGGGTTGCGATGGCCGGTACGCTGGTATTTGTGCAGTTCATTCAGCGGATCCAGTTCAAAAACGCCATTTTTATCCCGTTGATCGGCATTATTTTCGGCAATGTCGTCGACTCTGCCGCAACGTTTATCGCCTATAAATACGATGCGGTGCAGAACTTGTCCGGTTGGACGGTGGCCAATTTTGCCAATATCCTGCAAGGGGATTTTGAGCTGCTCTATATAGCCGTCCCAATTGCGATTTTCAGTTATCTGTATGCGACGCGTATTTCCGCCGTTGGGCTCGGCAAAGACTTCGCGGTAAACCTGGGGCTGAATTATCAGCAAGTGGTGACGATTGGTGTGCTGCTGGTCTCGGTGCTGGCAGCCAGCGTGGTGATGATTGTCGGCCAGCTCCCGTTCCTGGGGCTGATTGTCCCGAATCTGGTCAGTCACTTCTTTGGCGATAATCTGCGCAAGAATATTCCGTTGACGGCGGTATGTGGCGCCTTGCTGGTGCTTGGATGTGACCTGATTGGCCGCTTGATCATCTTCCCGTACGAAGTGCCGATTTCGATGGTGATCAGCATTTTGGGCGGCGGCGTGTTTATTTTCCTGATCCTGGGAGGACAAAAACGTGTCGGATAG
- a CDS encoding iron chelate uptake ABC transporter family permease subunit, with product MSDSRKLWILGITSLVFAALFIGVGLNADNYVYFLSRRVPKVLAMVLAGVAIAQSSLVFQTITHNRILTPSIMGFDSLYVLTQVSVVTLFGSFSAYSLNAYLNFSLSAGVMVLFSLLLFGFYFAKQGRNLFTLLLLGLILGQLFINVSSFFTMLMDPNEFSTVQANLFASFSNVKVELVYLCLPLLVAASAALFRMNRVLDVFWLDHDNAISLGVDVRRTTMQVLMLSAFLIAVSTALVGPIMFFGLLVTNLAREAFGTYHHRVLMIGCSLLAVCALLSGQWVIENIFHFETTLSVVINFIGGAYFLSMLFRNKIV from the coding sequence GTGTCGGATAGTCGTAAGCTCTGGATTTTGGGCATCACTTCACTGGTGTTTGCTGCCTTATTTATCGGTGTCGGGCTCAATGCGGATAACTATGTGTATTTTCTGTCTCGCCGGGTGCCGAAGGTGCTGGCGATGGTGTTGGCTGGTGTGGCGATTGCGCAGTCATCCCTGGTGTTCCAGACCATCACCCATAACCGGATCCTGACCCCCAGCATTATGGGCTTTGATTCGCTGTATGTTCTGACGCAGGTCAGCGTGGTGACGCTGTTCGGGAGTTTCAGTGCTTACAGCCTCAATGCTTATCTGAACTTCTCGCTCTCTGCCGGGGTGATGGTACTGTTTTCGCTGCTGCTGTTTGGCTTTTACTTTGCCAAGCAGGGCCGAAATTTATTCACCCTCTTGTTATTGGGACTGATCCTCGGCCAGCTGTTTATCAATGTCTCGTCATTTTTTACCATGCTGATGGATCCGAACGAGTTTTCGACGGTTCAGGCCAATCTGTTTGCCAGCTTCAGTAATGTGAAAGTTGAGCTGGTGTATCTGTGCTTGCCATTATTGGTGGCCGCCAGTGCGGCTCTGTTCCGAATGAACCGGGTGCTGGATGTGTTCTGGCTCGATCACGACAATGCCATCAGTTTGGGCGTGGATGTTCGGCGAACCACCATGCAGGTGCTGATGTTGTCGGCATTTCTGATTGCGGTCTCGACGGCACTGGTTGGCCCGATCATGTTCTTCGGCCTGCTGGTGACCAATTTGGCCCGCGAAGCGTTCGGGACATATCACCACCGAGTGCTGATGATTGGCTGTTCGTTGTTGGCGGTGTGCGCATTGCTCTCGGGCCAGTGGGTGATCGAAAACATCTTCCACTTCGAAACCACGTTAAGTGTGGTGATCAATTTCATTGGTGGGGCTTACTTCCTGTCGATGTTGTTCAGAAACAAGATTGTGTAG
- the vctC gene encoding iron chelate ABC transporter ATP-binding protein VctC, producing the protein MIIVDKLTKTFGHSKVVSQASAQFEKGKVTSIIGPNGAGKSTLLSMASRLLPKDSGSVVIDCKDLAEWDTKQLAKKLAVLRQANNITMRFTVREMVAFGRFPYSQGKLNAQDQDEINNAIEYLGLTAIQHKYLDELSGGQRQLAFIAMVIAQDTDYVFLDEPLNNLDIKHSLQIMKNIRRLARDMNKAVVVVIHDINFAACYSDIIIALKRGEVVASGTVNDVIQASVLSEIYETPFNIVEVDGKRMCTYH; encoded by the coding sequence ATGATTATCGTAGACAAGTTAACGAAAACCTTCGGCCACAGTAAAGTGGTGAGTCAGGCGAGTGCCCAGTTCGAAAAAGGGAAAGTCACTTCCATTATTGGACCCAACGGGGCCGGGAAAAGTACCTTATTGTCGATGGCGAGCCGCCTGCTGCCGAAAGACAGCGGCAGTGTGGTGATTGACTGTAAAGATCTGGCGGAATGGGATACCAAGCAGCTGGCCAAGAAGCTGGCCGTGCTGCGCCAGGCCAATAATATCACCATGCGGTTTACCGTCCGGGAAATGGTCGCTTTCGGCCGTTTTCCTTACTCGCAAGGGAAGCTGAATGCGCAGGATCAGGATGAGATCAATAATGCGATCGAATACCTCGGGTTGACTGCCATTCAGCATAAATACCTCGATGAGTTGAGTGGCGGTCAGCGTCAGCTGGCATTCATTGCCATGGTGATTGCCCAGGACACAGACTATGTGTTTCTGGATGAACCACTGAATAATCTCGATATTAAACACTCGCTTCAGATCATGAAGAATATCCGCCGTCTGGCTCGCGACATGAATAAGGCGGTGGTGGTGGTGATCCACGATATCAATTTTGCCGCTTGCTATTCCGACATCATTATTGCGCTCAAGCGCGGCGAAGTGGTGGCCAGTGGCACTGTCAATGACGTGATTCAGGCGTCGGTACTGAGTGAGATTTACGAAACGCCATTCAATATTGTCGAAGTGGACGGCAAGCGGATGTGCACCTATCACTGA
- a CDS encoding helix-turn-helix domain-containing protein, translating into MVKMTFSREENRKIKKTVLTKKIECHDKQLILMQERTQETPLAEGDFIAYRFHDNITVHGGTSSELADSNMVSAVPPSFIVTVLLQGQLRFSYDDLEFHLDSKTKPCAVVVNLAKPANFRREFRAGNQVSKLNLCFHPSWITQRAGLDCPVQQFSRYHKAHQHIELDQEMLELTHALMALSHPQTFQEKMRFEILTHTLAARVLNQLTQGSFQVETDIITPRYSQVTHIVNYIEKNLDQNLSLEHLAAQFSMSVSNLQRRFKQNLNLTVSGYIRLRRLEIAKQQLERGQITITEAAYEAGYQHPSNFTSAFKRAFGVPPQQIYATK; encoded by the coding sequence ATGGTCAAAATGACGTTTTCGCGGGAAGAAAATAGAAAAATAAAGAAAACTGTTCTAACGAAAAAAATAGAGTGCCACGATAAACAACTGATTCTGATGCAGGAGCGAACTCAAGAAACCCCACTCGCGGAAGGGGACTTCATCGCATACCGCTTTCATGACAACATCACAGTACACGGTGGAACCAGCTCCGAACTGGCAGATTCCAATATGGTTTCAGCTGTGCCCCCGTCATTTATCGTTACGGTATTGCTTCAGGGGCAATTAAGGTTCAGCTATGATGATTTAGAATTTCACTTGGATTCAAAAACCAAGCCATGTGCGGTGGTTGTCAATTTAGCCAAACCCGCCAACTTTCGTCGGGAGTTCAGAGCCGGTAATCAAGTCAGCAAACTCAATCTCTGCTTTCACCCGTCCTGGATTACCCAGCGCGCCGGCCTTGACTGCCCGGTGCAACAATTCAGCCGTTATCATAAAGCCCATCAACACATCGAGCTGGATCAGGAGATGCTCGAACTGACGCATGCACTGATGGCGTTGTCGCACCCACAAACATTTCAAGAAAAAATGCGGTTTGAAATTTTAACCCACACGTTAGCGGCCCGTGTCCTAAACCAACTAACCCAGGGCTCATTTCAAGTTGAAACCGATATCATCACGCCACGTTATTCTCAGGTGACTCATATCGTTAATTATATAGAGAAGAACCTGGACCAGAATTTATCGCTGGAACACTTAGCGGCGCAATTCTCCATGAGCGTCTCGAACCTGCAACGACGCTTTAAACAAAATCTCAACCTGACCGTCAGCGGTTATATCCGGCTTCGCCGCCTGGAAATAGCCAAGCAGCAATTAGAGCGTGGGCAAATTACCATTACCGAAGCCGCTTATGAAGCGGGCTATCAGCACCCCTCAAACTTTACCAGCGCCTTCAAACGGGCCTTTGGGGTGCCGCCGCAACAAATTTATGCCACCAAATAA